Proteins found in one Luteimonas chenhongjianii genomic segment:
- a CDS encoding LysM peptidoglycan-binding domain-containing protein, translating into MAGTLQRLSRSLRTGCAVALLTVTTFAAAQQMRGDHPETYVVVRGDTLWDIAGRFLDRPWLWPEIWQANPQIANPHLIYPGDVISLAYLNRVTMAPGPRPLEASPINAIPLSDVEPFLKNRRVVFEFENLPYVLGLEDGRLRGSVGRNVYVKGLDAARPGERYAVLRPATEFYGARGSRDLDFRGKRIPGESNLWSQTQPKSRQQDAFLGYEMVQMGVGTVLHGPTAQSDTTTLVLDNDGFEARVGDRLVPANPQPYDLQFFPHAPSAEALAANARIIGVADMLVTGGPRDVIAISAGYQNGVDNGTVFSIWHDGSYVIDRVKHPNTSQITSSPNPGVNRDRLPDEYAAHAMVFLTFNFVSYALVMEGEKPVQVGYTVKHPDAEQ; encoded by the coding sequence ATGGCGGGCACGCTTCAGCGTCTTTCCAGGTCGCTACGCACGGGTTGTGCCGTCGCGTTGTTGACCGTCACCACGTTCGCCGCTGCCCAGCAGATGCGCGGAGACCATCCGGAAACCTATGTCGTGGTCCGCGGGGACACGCTATGGGACATCGCCGGTCGCTTCCTCGATCGGCCCTGGCTGTGGCCCGAGATCTGGCAGGCGAATCCGCAGATCGCCAATCCGCACCTGATCTATCCGGGTGACGTGATCAGCCTGGCTTACCTCAATCGGGTGACGATGGCGCCGGGGCCGCGGCCACTGGAAGCCTCGCCGATCAATGCGATCCCGCTGTCGGACGTCGAGCCATTCCTGAAGAACCGCCGGGTCGTGTTCGAGTTCGAAAACCTGCCCTACGTGCTCGGTCTGGAGGACGGACGCCTGCGCGGCAGCGTCGGCCGCAATGTCTACGTCAAGGGACTGGACGCTGCCCGTCCGGGCGAGCGCTATGCGGTGCTGCGCCCGGCCACGGAGTTCTACGGTGCTCGCGGCTCGCGCGATCTCGACTTCCGCGGCAAGCGCATCCCCGGCGAGAGCAACCTGTGGTCGCAGACCCAGCCGAAGTCCCGCCAGCAGGACGCGTTCCTCGGCTACGAAATGGTGCAGATGGGCGTGGGCACGGTGCTCCACGGCCCGACCGCGCAGAGCGACACCACGACGCTGGTGCTGGACAACGACGGCTTCGAGGCACGCGTGGGCGACCGTCTGGTCCCGGCGAATCCGCAGCCCTACGACCTGCAGTTCTTCCCGCACGCGCCGAGCGCCGAGGCACTCGCGGCCAATGCGCGCATCATCGGCGTGGCCGACATGCTGGTCACCGGTGGGCCGCGCGACGTCATCGCGATCTCGGCCGGCTACCAGAACGGTGTCGACAACGGCACGGTGTTCTCGATCTGGCACGACGGTTCATACGTCATCGACCGGGTGAAGCACCCCAACACCTCGCAGATCACCAGCTCGCCCAACCCCGGGGTCAACCGCGATCGCCTGCCCGACGAGTACGCCGCGCACGCGATGGTGTTCCTGACCTTCAACTTCGTCAGCTACGCGCTGGTGATGGAAGGCGAGAAGCCGGTGCAGGTCGGCTACACGGTCAAGCACCCGGACGCCGAACAGTAG
- a CDS encoding Sua5/YciO/YrdC/YwlC family protein, whose protein sequence is MSAIPLEVPAAADLLARGGVIAYPTEGVWGLGCDPFDRAAVLRLLDIKQRAVDKGVILIAGAVTQLDPIVDWSALPQARQAAVMASWPGPNTWVMPARADVPGWITGAHASVAVRVSAHAPVIALCAAFGGALVSTSANLSGHPAVTTRDALDPHLIARIDGVLVGETGRRSSASTIRDAHSGDVLRA, encoded by the coding sequence ATGAGCGCGATCCCGCTCGAAGTGCCCGCCGCCGCCGACTTGCTCGCGCGCGGCGGCGTCATCGCCTATCCCACCGAAGGTGTCTGGGGACTGGGCTGCGATCCCTTCGATCGTGCGGCGGTGCTGCGCCTGCTCGATATCAAGCAGCGCGCGGTCGACAAGGGCGTGATCCTGATCGCCGGCGCGGTCACGCAGCTCGACCCCATCGTCGACTGGAGCGCGTTGCCGCAGGCGCGCCAGGCCGCCGTCATGGCCAGCTGGCCCGGCCCCAACACCTGGGTGATGCCCGCGCGCGCGGACGTGCCGGGCTGGATCACCGGCGCGCACGCGAGCGTCGCGGTCCGCGTCAGCGCCCACGCGCCGGTCATCGCGTTGTGCGCCGCCTTCGGCGGTGCGCTGGTGTCGACCAGCGCCAACCTCTCAGGACATCCGGCCGTCACGACGCGCGATGCACTCGATCCGCATCTGATCGCCCGCATCGACGGCGTGCTCGTCGGCGAAACCGGCCGCCGGAGTTCGGCCTCGACCATCCGGGACGCGCATTCCGGCGACGTCCTGCGCGCCTGA
- the rsmB gene encoding 16S rRNA (cytosine(967)-C(5))-methyltransferase RsmB: protein MDHGAHARAAAARVIDAVLHQGRSLKGELSTALADIDDVRDRALVEAMAFAAVRHQGRYAAALSSWMPRPLGSRDAPLRALLYAGFAQLDPMALPAHAALNSTVDAARLIGRAHQAGLVNALLRRAQKDGLPAASVDAAWPAWLLAQVRTDWPADMDAILSASAAEAPQWLRVNRRHGTRDAYYTRLIGAGLQADAPADMPDALRLATPVPVDALPGFNDGDVSIQDAAAQRVREALAPAAGARVLDACAAPGGKSAHLLEHDPALRLLAIDIAAPRVARIEETFARLGLGAQAQVRTADALDPARWWDGVPFDAVLLDAPCSATGIVRRQPDVLLHRRPRDLDALVALQAQLLDALASLVAPGGILLYATCSILRRENAAQVERFLADHPDFALEPLDARFGRDTGAGHQRLPGEAGMDGFFYARLRRA, encoded by the coding sequence ATGGATCACGGCGCGCACGCACGGGCGGCTGCAGCCCGGGTCATCGACGCGGTACTGCATCAGGGCCGCTCGCTGAAGGGTGAGCTGTCGACGGCACTGGCGGACATCGACGATGTCCGCGACCGCGCGCTGGTGGAGGCGATGGCGTTCGCCGCGGTACGCCACCAGGGCCGGTATGCCGCGGCGCTGTCGAGCTGGATGCCACGCCCGCTCGGGAGCCGTGACGCACCGTTGCGCGCGCTGCTCTACGCCGGCTTCGCCCAGCTCGATCCGATGGCGCTGCCGGCGCATGCCGCGCTCAATTCGACCGTCGATGCGGCGCGCCTGATCGGCCGCGCCCACCAGGCCGGCCTCGTCAACGCGCTGTTGCGACGGGCCCAGAAGGACGGCCTGCCGGCTGCCAGCGTCGACGCGGCATGGCCGGCGTGGCTGCTGGCGCAGGTACGCACCGACTGGCCAGCCGACATGGATGCGATCCTTTCGGCCAGCGCCGCCGAAGCGCCGCAATGGCTGCGGGTGAACCGCCGCCACGGCACCCGCGATGCGTATTACACCCGACTCATTGGCGCGGGCCTGCAGGCCGACGCCCCCGCCGACATGCCCGATGCCCTGCGTCTCGCCACGCCGGTGCCGGTCGATGCCTTGCCCGGTTTCAACGACGGCGACGTGTCGATCCAGGACGCTGCCGCGCAGCGGGTGCGCGAAGCGCTGGCGCCGGCAGCCGGCGCGCGCGTGCTCGATGCCTGCGCGGCGCCTGGCGGCAAGAGCGCGCATCTGCTCGAACACGATCCCGCCCTGCGTCTGCTGGCGATCGACATCGCCGCGCCGCGCGTGGCCCGCATCGAAGAGACGTTCGCGCGCCTGGGCCTCGGCGCGCAGGCGCAGGTGCGCACCGCCGACGCGCTCGACCCCGCGCGCTGGTGGGATGGCGTCCCCTTCGATGCGGTGCTGCTGGACGCCCCGTGTTCGGCGACCGGTATCGTGCGCCGGCAGCCCGACGTGCTGCTGCATCGCCGGCCGCGCGATCTCGACGCACTGGTCGCCCTGCAGGCGCAGCTGCTCGATGCACTCGCGAGCCTCGTCGCACCCGGCGGCATCCTGCTGTACGCGACCTGCTCGATCCTGCGACGCGAGAACGCCGCCCAGGTCGAACGCTTCCTTGCCGACCATCCGGACTTCGCGCTGGAGCCGCTCGACGCGCGTTTCGGTCGCGACACCGGCGCCGGCCACCAGCGTCTGCCCGGCGAAGCGGGCATGGACGGGTTCTTCTACGCACGCCTGCGCAGGGCCTGA
- a CDS encoding RDD family protein, protein MTDWYYTDARNTRHGPVTLPALLQLRRDGIVHDATLLWREGLADWQPLRELAPELAADGAAPGVMPSANSWALEPVPPPTEEAPHPVQDPGWRAVAAAGGVQSADAAGRAAGAGAGSPYAPPASNVARRSTAVLGRDVVLAGFWKRVAAYLIDSVIVGLAGMALAAFALSFAGVAGLGRGEWMNALVTNLISIALSASYYAWFHASHSMATPGKMAVGIKVVRLDGERISLARAIGRYFATILSGMIFGIGFLMAGFTERKQALHDMVCDTLVVDRWAFTAHPELQRRELGTVAVVVLAIGGVLLGLALLGIVAAVGLAVLS, encoded by the coding sequence ATGACCGACTGGTACTACACCGATGCCCGGAACACCCGCCACGGCCCGGTGACGCTGCCCGCGCTGCTGCAGCTGCGTCGCGACGGCATCGTCCACGACGCCACCTTGCTGTGGCGCGAGGGCCTGGCCGATTGGCAGCCGCTGCGCGAGCTGGCGCCGGAACTCGCTGCCGACGGCGCTGCACCGGGCGTCATGCCCAGTGCCAATTCCTGGGCGTTGGAGCCGGTGCCCCCGCCGACGGAGGAAGCGCCGCACCCGGTGCAGGACCCCGGCTGGCGCGCCGTCGCCGCTGCCGGCGGCGTGCAGTCCGCCGATGCTGCGGGACGCGCAGCGGGCGCGGGGGCCGGCTCGCCCTACGCGCCGCCCGCATCGAACGTCGCGCGTCGCAGCACCGCCGTGCTCGGCCGCGATGTCGTGCTGGCCGGTTTCTGGAAGCGGGTGGCCGCCTACCTGATCGACAGCGTCATCGTCGGCCTGGCCGGCATGGCGCTGGCCGCGTTCGCACTCAGTTTTGCCGGGGTGGCGGGCCTCGGGCGCGGCGAGTGGATGAACGCGCTCGTGACGAACCTGATCTCGATCGCGCTTTCCGCCTCCTACTACGCCTGGTTCCATGCGTCGCACTCGATGGCCACGCCCGGCAAGATGGCCGTGGGTATCAAGGTGGTGCGGCTCGATGGCGAACGGATCTCGCTCGCGCGTGCCATCGGCCGCTACTTCGCCACGATCCTCAGCGGGATGATCTTCGGCATCGGCTTCCTGATGGCCGGCTTCACCGAGCGCAAGCAGGCGCTGCACGACATGGTCTGCGACACCCTGGTGGTCGACCGCTGGGCCTTCACCGCCCATCCCGAGCTGCAGCGCCGCGAGCTCGGCACGGTGGCGGTCGTGGTGTTGGCGATTGGCGGCGTGCTGCTGGGACTGGCCCTGCTTGGGATCGTCGCAGCCGTCGGATTGGCCGTACTTTCCTGA
- a CDS encoding glycosyltransferase family 2 protein — MSDTPWLSVLMPVYKVENYLRESAESVLGQDPGGAEGIELVLLDDASPDGSTEIARSLVAAHPGRVRMIEHPSNRGLAAARNTLLANASGRYLWFLDSDDVLLPGALAGLKAVIDTSQPDLVLCDFRLLREDFGLRHRLRGELHRPSFASSGRGSAGSSREALVAGLLEGRQLHVWSKIARREIWQGVRFPEGRFFEDMAITGQLIGRTTSWVHVAEPWVGYRQRGDSIMARMDATKTGDLLVSLRQLHGDLAALPGGQDGKARLAADYFALRTFAALARKVPDDDLVQAQECRDAFRAVFPQGADAVFAACRERGWWLRAWRARRSLDRRGWLQ, encoded by the coding sequence ATGTCCGATACACCCTGGCTGAGCGTCCTGATGCCGGTCTACAAGGTCGAGAATTACCTGCGCGAAAGCGCCGAATCGGTACTCGGCCAGGATCCCGGCGGGGCCGAGGGCATCGAGCTGGTCCTGCTCGACGATGCGTCGCCCGACGGTTCGACCGAGATCGCCCGGAGCCTGGTTGCAGCCCACCCGGGGCGGGTCAGGATGATCGAACACCCGAGCAACCGCGGTCTCGCTGCGGCACGCAACACGCTGCTGGCCAATGCCAGCGGGCGGTACCTGTGGTTCCTCGATTCCGATGACGTGTTGTTGCCCGGCGCCCTGGCCGGGCTCAAGGCGGTGATCGATACCTCGCAGCCGGATCTCGTGCTTTGCGATTTCCGCCTGCTCCGCGAGGATTTCGGCCTGCGGCATCGGCTGCGCGGCGAACTGCACCGGCCGAGTTTCGCCAGTTCCGGACGGGGGTCGGCGGGGTCCAGCCGCGAGGCGCTGGTGGCCGGCCTGCTCGAAGGTCGGCAGCTGCACGTGTGGTCGAAAATCGCGCGCCGGGAGATCTGGCAAGGCGTGCGCTTTCCGGAAGGGCGCTTCTTCGAGGACATGGCCATCACCGGTCAACTCATCGGAAGGACCACCAGCTGGGTGCATGTCGCCGAGCCCTGGGTCGGCTACCGGCAGCGGGGCGACAGCATCATGGCGCGGATGGATGCCACCAAGACCGGCGACCTGCTGGTCTCGCTCCGTCAGCTGCACGGCGATCTGGCGGCGCTGCCCGGTGGACAGGATGGCAAGGCCCGCTTGGCTGCCGATTATTTCGCGCTGCGGACGTTCGCCGCGCTGGCCCGCAAGGTGCCTGACGACGATCTCGTACAGGCGCAGGAATGCAGGGACGCGTTCCGGGCCGTGTTCCCGCAGGGGGCGGATGCGGTGTTCGCCGCCTGCCGCGAGCGTGGCTGGTGGCTGCGGGCCTGGCGCGCGCGGCGCAGCCTCGATCGACGCGGGTGGCTGCAGTGA
- the fmt gene encoding methionyl-tRNA formyltransferase produces the protein MRLVFAGTPDFAVPSLLAADARNEVVAVYTQPDRPAGRGRALTASPVKRTALERGLAVDQPERLKGREVLESLSALEPDLIIVVAYGLLLPQAVLDIPKYGCWNVHASLLPRWRGAAPIQRAIQAGDTETGVCLMQMEKGLDTGPVLLRQTTPIAPTDTGGSLHDRLAVLGAQVLADGLGLLRVGMQLPLNPQPAQGITYAHKLDKAEARLDWSRPAIELSNTVRAFDPWPVAEAEVAGERLRIHAASALPLAHAQTPGTVLFAGRQGIDIACGEGALRLQRVQRAGGRAIDVADYLNARSDLRAVGA, from the coding sequence ATGAGACTCGTCTTCGCCGGCACCCCCGACTTCGCCGTGCCGTCGCTGCTGGCTGCCGACGCGCGCAACGAGGTCGTCGCGGTCTACACCCAGCCCGACCGGCCCGCCGGGCGGGGGCGGGCGCTGACCGCCTCCCCGGTCAAGCGGACGGCGCTCGAGCGCGGACTGGCGGTGGATCAGCCCGAGCGGCTGAAGGGCCGCGAGGTGCTCGAATCGCTGAGCGCGCTGGAGCCCGACCTGATCATCGTCGTCGCCTACGGCCTGCTGCTGCCGCAGGCGGTGCTCGATATCCCGAAGTACGGCTGCTGGAACGTGCATGCCTCGTTACTGCCGCGCTGGCGTGGCGCGGCGCCGATCCAGCGGGCGATCCAGGCCGGCGACACCGAAACCGGCGTATGCCTGATGCAGATGGAGAAAGGCCTGGACACCGGCCCGGTGCTGCTGCGTCAGACCACGCCGATCGCGCCGACCGATACCGGCGGCAGCCTGCACGACCGGCTCGCGGTTCTCGGCGCCCAGGTCCTGGCCGACGGCCTCGGCCTGCTGCGCGTCGGCATGCAGCTGCCACTCAACCCGCAGCCGGCGCAAGGGATCACCTACGCCCACAAACTCGACAAGGCCGAGGCGCGACTGGACTGGTCGCGACCGGCGATCGAGCTGTCCAATACCGTGCGCGCCTTCGATCCCTGGCCGGTGGCCGAGGCCGAAGTGGCCGGCGAGCGCCTGCGCATCCATGCCGCAAGTGCGCTGCCGCTCGCCCACGCCCAGACGCCGGGCACGGTGCTGTTTGCCGGCCGCCAGGGCATCGATATCGCCTGCGGCGAGGGTGCCCTGCGCCTGCAGCGGGTGCAGCGCGCCGGTGGCCGCGCGATCGACGTCGCCGACTACCTCAATGCGCGCAGCGATCTGCGCGCGGTGGGCGCCTGA
- the def gene encoding peptide deformylase gives MPLLEILEYPSARLRKLAEPVAADSFADPAFQRLIDDMFQTMYEAPGIGLAATQVDTHARFMVIDVTEGREQPLVFVNPEVRDRSDDLRVHTEGCLSIPGVFADVTRADGITVTALDRHGKPFEMSVDGLLATCVQHEIDHLDGKLFIDYLSPLKRDRALKKLEKLRKGRD, from the coding sequence ATGCCCCTGCTTGAGATCCTCGAATACCCCAGCGCCCGGCTGCGCAAACTGGCCGAACCGGTCGCCGCCGACTCCTTCGCCGATCCGGCCTTCCAGCGTTTGATCGACGACATGTTCCAGACCATGTACGAGGCGCCCGGCATCGGCCTGGCGGCGACCCAGGTCGACACCCATGCGCGCTTCATGGTCATCGATGTGACCGAGGGCCGTGAGCAGCCGCTGGTGTTCGTCAATCCGGAAGTGCGCGATCGCTCCGACGATCTGCGCGTCCACACCGAGGGGTGTCTGTCGATCCCGGGCGTGTTCGCCGACGTGACCCGCGCCGACGGCATCACCGTCACTGCGCTCGACCGGCATGGCAAACCGTTCGAGATGAGCGTCGACGGCCTGCTGGCGACGTGCGTGCAGCACGAGATCGACCATCTCGACGGCAAGCTGTTCATCGACTATCTGTCGCCGCTCAAGCGCGACCGCGCGCTGAAGAAGCTCGAGAAGCTGCGCAAGGGTCGCGACTGA
- a CDS encoding DUF4339 domain-containing protein, with product MTRWYYLDGGNTRRGPITAAALRQLRQRGRLDDSTLPWRDGLPAWTPLRGLAQKLNWRRACVRGRRRTFKSRPAPETAGAALHPAGGGPATGGASVVPAAGARRRNPPLHSITDPETLRR from the coding sequence ATGACCCGCTGGTATTACCTCGACGGTGGCAATACACGCCGCGGCCCGATTACTGCGGCCGCGCTGCGGCAATTGCGCCAGCGGGGCAGGCTGGACGACAGCACCCTGCCGTGGCGGGACGGACTGCCGGCATGGACGCCACTGCGCGGACTGGCGCAGAAACTGAACTGGCGGCGCGCATGCGTCCGGGGCCGCCGACGCACCTTCAAATCCCGCCCGGCACCAGAGACTGCCGGAGCCGCCTTGCATCCCGCCGGCGGCGGACCGGCCACCGGAGGCGCGAGCGTCGTGCCCGCGGCCGGCGCCCGGCGCCGTAACCCTCCGCTCCACTCCATCACCGACCCAGAGACCTTACGCCGATGA
- a CDS encoding DUF494 family protein → MKESILDVLLYLFEHYFTEDADLVRDRDSLQSGLLQAGFSPAEVSKAFDWLDALADQRPSVPVVRADGPTRVYSGPELDRLDVDCRGFLMFLEQHRVLDSDQRELVLDRVMALDQDELDLDDLKWVVLMVLFNQPGSEAAYAWMETQMFDDEPEPVH, encoded by the coding sequence ATGAAAGAAAGCATCCTGGATGTCCTGCTGTACCTGTTCGAACACTACTTCACCGAGGATGCGGACCTCGTCCGTGATCGCGACTCGCTGCAGAGCGGCCTGCTCCAGGCCGGATTCAGCCCCGCCGAAGTCAGCAAGGCTTTCGACTGGCTGGACGCATTGGCGGACCAGCGGCCGAGTGTGCCGGTGGTCCGCGCCGATGGCCCCACACGCGTCTACAGCGGTCCGGAGCTCGACCGGCTGGACGTCGACTGCCGGGGGTTCCTGATGTTCCTCGAGCAGCATCGCGTACTCGATTCCGACCAGCGCGAGCTGGTACTCGACCGCGTGATGGCGCTCGACCAGGACGAGCTGGACCTCGACGACCTGAAGTGGGTCGTGCTGATGGTGCTGTTCAACCAGCCCGGCAGTGAGGCGGCCTATGCGTGGATGGAAACGCAGATGTTCGACGATGAGCCCGAGCCGGTGCACTGA
- the dprA gene encoding DNA-processing protein DprA, with translation MDDDRDLQAVLRLIHAGGAAAPRRALLSMPGGPASALDAGPAVWRAAGLDARQCALLAGDAPDIDRWHDWLTATSARQLIAWHDPDYPALLRRMSAPPLALFVEGDVARLWRAGIAVVGSRAPTVGGRDNAATFARRFAVAGFAVVSGLASGIDAAAHAAALDADGDTVAVLGSGIDQPYPRSNTRLHARIVGTGTVVSEYPPGTPARREQFPSRNRIVAGLALGTLVVEAAHRSGALITARLAADAGREVFAIPGSIHNPMARGCHRLLRDGATLVETAEEVIDALAAIAAGLADALQGRLCAPIQRGKTIPAVPAEQQASPSSDGDPDYHRLWNALGHDPTGMDELISRSGLTVARASAMLLSMELDGRVAAAHGRYSRKS, from the coding sequence ATGGACGACGATCGCGACCTGCAGGCGGTGCTGCGCCTGATCCATGCCGGCGGCGCCGCCGCGCCACGCCGCGCCCTGCTGTCGATGCCTGGCGGGCCGGCGTCCGCGCTCGACGCTGGCCCGGCCGTGTGGCGGGCCGCCGGGCTCGATGCGCGCCAATGCGCCCTGCTTGCCGGTGACGCGCCCGACATCGATCGCTGGCACGACTGGCTGACCGCCACATCCGCCCGGCAGCTGATCGCCTGGCACGATCCCGACTACCCGGCGCTGCTGCGCAGGATGTCGGCGCCGCCACTGGCGCTGTTCGTCGAAGGCGACGTGGCACGGCTGTGGCGGGCGGGCATTGCCGTGGTCGGCAGCCGCGCGCCCACGGTCGGTGGCCGCGACAACGCGGCTACGTTCGCGCGACGGTTCGCAGTCGCGGGTTTCGCCGTGGTCAGCGGGCTGGCCAGCGGCATCGACGCGGCGGCGCACGCGGCCGCGCTCGACGCCGACGGGGACACAGTGGCGGTCCTGGGCAGCGGGATCGACCAGCCCTATCCGCGCTCCAACACACGGCTGCATGCGCGCATCGTGGGCACCGGGACGGTGGTCAGCGAATACCCGCCGGGCACGCCGGCACGGCGCGAGCAGTTCCCAAGCCGCAACCGCATCGTCGCCGGACTCGCGCTGGGCACGCTCGTAGTGGAGGCCGCACACCGCTCCGGGGCATTGATTACCGCCAGGCTCGCCGCCGACGCGGGTCGCGAGGTCTTCGCGATCCCCGGCTCCATCCACAATCCGATGGCGCGCGGCTGTCACCGCCTGTTGCGTGATGGCGCCACCCTGGTGGAAACGGCCGAGGAAGTGATCGATGCGCTTGCGGCAATCGCCGCCGGTCTGGCCGACGCCTTGCAGGGGCGGCTCTGCGCCCCCATTCAGAGGGGCAAGACGATACCCGCCGTGCCCGCTGAACAGCAGGCCTCCCCGTCATCCGATGGCGATCCGGACTACCACCGGTTGTGGAATGCCCTCGGGCACGACCCAACCGGTATGGATGAACTGATCTCGCGCAGCGGATTGACGGTGGCCCGGGCGTCGGCCATGCTGCTGTCCATGGAGCTGGATGGACGTGTGGCTGCGGCGCACGGTCGGTATTCCCGAAAGTCCTGA